From Xiphophorus maculatus strain JP 163 A chromosome 12, X_maculatus-5.0-male, whole genome shotgun sequence, the proteins below share one genomic window:
- the ccdc112 gene encoding coiled-coil domain-containing protein 112 isoform X2, whose protein sequence is MAALATALFDDELFTDEEESCVPPTTASCTVRKQKRLNREEVGRFLREAEKNRRLIEKLEKERALTVLCRKNAWTDVIDELEEYEKILQKERFSQKMILQKQLVKINNGVKKFQKHLTDVKPSPELIERLKEIMLDVEVSINALKEEQCLRFEEYSKEELTCKQEVVAYERKFKNWSLLVKSNPKLPAASTLKANPFNKNLPAEVKALEDFLQKTGGPHGGWDQFDHQAFLRVWMKHGGRSSYRKEAKLYLPSKTQEEIQQHNDWHQELLYLQDKKREAIQRWKTSKDKERQMRIQTQEEMEEAQSKERKVKNLAEQQQTEEERMEVARCLEEWKKKKKRKEEEEGEQKLAEEITKRKQAKEERRRQLELKMALEEYLRLKRGKEEKQEKRKREKEQREWEEKRREATKVIKSFSERVPSSKVLEVHENKR, encoded by the exons ATGGCCGCCTTAGCAACCGCTCTATTCGACGACGAACTGTTCACG gATGAGGAAGAGTCTTGTGTCCCACCTACCACCGCGTCTTGCACGGTAAGAAAGCAGAAAAGGTTGAACAGGGAGGAAGTCGGTCGCTTTCTGCGGGAGGCAGAGAAGAACAGGAGGCT GATTGAAAAAttggagaaagagagagccCTGACTGTTCTGTGCAGAAAGAATGCCTGGACGGATGTCATTGACGAACTTGAGGAATATGAAAAAATACTGCAGAAAGAAAGGTTTTCTCAAA AGATGATCCTTCAGAAGCAGCTAGTGAAGATCAATAATGGTGTGAAGAAATTTCAGAAACACCTAACTGATGTCAAGCCATCTCCTGAAT tGATTGAAAGACTTAAAGAAATAATGTTAGATGTGGAAGTGTCGATAAATGCTCTAAAGGAGGAGCAGTGTTTACG CTTTGAGGAATATTCAAAGGAGGAGCTGACGTGCAAGCAGGAAGTTGTTGCTTATGAGAGGAAGTTTAAAAACTGGAGTCTTCTTGTCAAGTCAAACCCTAAATTACCTGCAGCTTCTACTCTGAAG gCCAACCCCTTCAACAAAAATCTCCCTGCCGAGGTCAAAGCTTTGGAGGATTTCTTGCAGAAGACTGGAGGGCCTCATGGAGGCTGGGACCAATTTGATCACCAAGCGTTCTTAAGA GTCTGGATGAAGCACGGTGGGCGGTCATCATACAGGAAAGAGGCCAAACTCTACCTGCCGAGTAAAACACAGGAGGAGATCCAGCAACATAACGACTGGCATCAGGAGCTGCTTTACCTGCAGGACAAAAAGAGAGAG GCTATTCAACGCTGGAAAACCAGTAAAGATAAAGAACGTCAGATGAGGATCCAAACTCAAGAGGAAATGGAGGAGGCACAAAGCAAAGAGAGGAAGGTCAAGAACTTGGCTGAGCAACAGCA GACCGAGGAGGAGAGAATGGAGGTAGCACGGTgcctggaggaatggaagaaaaagaaaaaacgaaaagaggaagaagaaggagaacaGAAACTGGCTGAGGAGATTACCAAGAGAAAACAAGCAAAG GAGGAGCGCCGCCGCCAGCTGGAATTAAAGATGGCTCTTGAGGAGTATCTGCGATTGAAGCGTGGGAAAGAGGAGAAGcaggagaagagaaaaagagagaaggaaCAGAGGGAATGGGAGGAGAAGCGAAGAGAGGCAACAAAAGTCATCAAAAGCTTCAGTGAAAGGGTACCAAGTTCTAAAGTCTTAGAAgtacatgaaaacaaaagataa
- the ccdc112 gene encoding coiled-coil domain-containing protein 112 isoform X1, which yields MAALATALFDDELFTDEEESCVPPTTASCTVRKQKRLNREEVGRFLREAEKNRRLIEKLEKERALTVLCRKNAWTDVIDELEEYEKILQKERFSQKMILQKQLVKINNGVKKFQKHLTDVKPSPELIERLKEIMLDVEVSINALKEEQCLRFEEYSKEELTCKQEVVAYERKFKNWSLLVKSNPKLPAASTLKANPFNKNLPAEVKALEDFLQKTGGPHGGWDQFDHQAFLRVWMKHGGRSSYRKEAKLYLPSKTQEEIQQHNDWHQELLYLQDKKREAIQRWKTSKDKERQMRIQTQEEMEEAQSKERKVKNLAEQQQTEEERMEVARCLEEWKKKKKRKEEEEGEQKLAEEITKRKQAKEERRRQLELKMALEEYLRLKRGKEEKQEKRKREKEQREWEEKRREATKVIKSFSERDLHKVEAKLHERQLREKEEEERQRRIIAKLKEKMDGHVNRDPSRLNRPTKGWEERMKHSEPSGQGPMLQMFHRAIPSWRQGL from the exons ATGGCCGCCTTAGCAACCGCTCTATTCGACGACGAACTGTTCACG gATGAGGAAGAGTCTTGTGTCCCACCTACCACCGCGTCTTGCACGGTAAGAAAGCAGAAAAGGTTGAACAGGGAGGAAGTCGGTCGCTTTCTGCGGGAGGCAGAGAAGAACAGGAGGCT GATTGAAAAAttggagaaagagagagccCTGACTGTTCTGTGCAGAAAGAATGCCTGGACGGATGTCATTGACGAACTTGAGGAATATGAAAAAATACTGCAGAAAGAAAGGTTTTCTCAAA AGATGATCCTTCAGAAGCAGCTAGTGAAGATCAATAATGGTGTGAAGAAATTTCAGAAACACCTAACTGATGTCAAGCCATCTCCTGAAT tGATTGAAAGACTTAAAGAAATAATGTTAGATGTGGAAGTGTCGATAAATGCTCTAAAGGAGGAGCAGTGTTTACG CTTTGAGGAATATTCAAAGGAGGAGCTGACGTGCAAGCAGGAAGTTGTTGCTTATGAGAGGAAGTTTAAAAACTGGAGTCTTCTTGTCAAGTCAAACCCTAAATTACCTGCAGCTTCTACTCTGAAG gCCAACCCCTTCAACAAAAATCTCCCTGCCGAGGTCAAAGCTTTGGAGGATTTCTTGCAGAAGACTGGAGGGCCTCATGGAGGCTGGGACCAATTTGATCACCAAGCGTTCTTAAGA GTCTGGATGAAGCACGGTGGGCGGTCATCATACAGGAAAGAGGCCAAACTCTACCTGCCGAGTAAAACACAGGAGGAGATCCAGCAACATAACGACTGGCATCAGGAGCTGCTTTACCTGCAGGACAAAAAGAGAGAG GCTATTCAACGCTGGAAAACCAGTAAAGATAAAGAACGTCAGATGAGGATCCAAACTCAAGAGGAAATGGAGGAGGCACAAAGCAAAGAGAGGAAGGTCAAGAACTTGGCTGAGCAACAGCA GACCGAGGAGGAGAGAATGGAGGTAGCACGGTgcctggaggaatggaagaaaaagaaaaaacgaaaagaggaagaagaaggagaacaGAAACTGGCTGAGGAGATTACCAAGAGAAAACAAGCAAAG GAGGAGCGCCGCCGCCAGCTGGAATTAAAGATGGCTCTTGAGGAGTATCTGCGATTGAAGCGTGGGAAAGAGGAGAAGcaggagaagagaaaaagagagaaggaaCAGAGGGAATGGGAGGAGAAGCGAAGAGAGGCAACAAAAGTCATCAAAAGCTTCAGTGAAAGG GATCTTCACAAGGTGGAGGCAAAGCTTCATGAGAGGCAACTGAgggaaaaggaggaagaggaaagacaGAGAAGAATCATAGCTAAGCTAAAGGAAAAG atgGATGGTCATGTGAACAGAGACCCCTCCAGGCTGAATCGCCCCACTAAAGGATGGGAGGAAAGGATGAAACACAGTGAACCTTCAGGTCAAGGACCCATGCTACAGATGTTTCACAG AGCCATCCCCTCTTGGAGACAAGGGCTGTGA